The Chitiniphilus purpureus sequence TCGAACAAGCCGGCCAACTGGGCGACGGGTGTCTTGTACACCACGATGCCGACAGTAACGCGTGCGCTCATCGAATAAGATCGGTCAGAAATCCGGCGTGGCCGGCAGACAGCAGGTGCGTTGGGCGCATCGGCCATCGGTGCCGCCGCGCCGGACCGGGGGGACTAGAAGGAAAACGCGCTCGCAACGTCCTGCCCCACAAGGCGCGGCAGGTTGTACTCGAACAGTTTTTCGCTGCGCCACGCCGCCTGATCGACGCGGGTGTACAGCGTGGCACTCATGATCGGCAGCGCACCGATGACGGCGATCAGGCGGCCGCCGACCGCAAGCTGCTCCTGCAGCGCGGCCGGCATGCCGGCGAGCGAGCCGGTAACGATGATGGCATCGAACGGCGCCTTGGCGGACAGCCCGCGCAGACCGTCACCCAGTTCGACATGCGCATTCTTGATCCCGGCGCGCAGCAGGTTTTCCTCGGCCAGCTGCTTCAATGCGGGCTCGATCTCCACGCCGTAGACCACCTGGCACAAGCCGGCGGCCAGCGCCATCAGGTAGCCGGTACCGGCGCCGACCACCAGCACGCGGTCGGTGGGCTTGAGTTCCACTTCCTGCACCAGGCGCGCCTCGACCTTGGGCGACAGCATGGAGGCGCCATGACCCAGCGGCAGCTCGGTGTCGACGAAGGCCAGGTTGCGTTTGTCGGCCGGCACGAAGTCCTCGCGCTTCACGTCCAGCACGCGTTGCAGGACCCGTTGATCGAGCACGTCCCACGGACGGATCTGCTGTTCAACGAGAAGATAGCGGGCGTGTTCCCAATCCATGTTTGCTTCACCTCAAGGCAGGCCGAATTCGGCGTGATGCGGGCGGAATTTAACTTGCGATTATCCCATATGTTCTATACGGTGGCAGCATTGTGTTTTCGCTAGGGGTTCCATGCCTTTGCCCTGCGCCACAGCGCGGGCGTGCCTTCTAAGATGGACGGGCGCCACGGCATGGATGAGAGAGTCCCTCAGCACCTGATCCGGTTCACACCGGCGTAGGGAAGCGAAACGATCCCGCCTGTCGGACGTTTCCCAGCATCCCCTGTGCCGTATTGGAGATGCCATGAACAAGCCGACCGAATTCCGCGCAGCCCAGGCGCATGTCGATGCCG is a genomic window containing:
- a CDS encoding protein-L-isoaspartate O-methyltransferase family protein is translated as MDWEHARYLLVEQQIRPWDVLDQRVLQRVLDVKREDFVPADKRNLAFVDTELPLGHGASMLSPKVEARLVQEVELKPTDRVLVVGAGTGYLMALAAGLCQVVYGVEIEPALKQLAEENLLRAGIKNAHVELGDGLRGLSAKAPFDAIIVTGSLAGMPAALQEQLAVGGRLIAVIGALPIMSATLYTRVDQAAWRSEKLFEYNLPRLVGQDVASAFSF